One Coleofasciculus chthonoplastes PCC 7420 genomic region harbors:
- the ccsB gene encoding c-type cytochrome biogenesis protein CcsB, whose amino-acid sequence MDLVSLQNSLDNISFAVLLVTMLLYWVGAAFKNIPYLPTLGGTGMIIANLCIAALLGARWLSAGYFPLSNLYESLFFLAWGITAMHLVAEKMSASRWVGVVTSPVAMGITAFAALSLPSDMQQAEPLVPALKSNWLMMHVSVMMLSYATLMVGSLLAIAFLVVTRGQNVELRGSSVGTGGFRRKPESTGTASYQLKRNQDNLQPQGSGDNGPMAMSWQDTSGSTSTAVLDAVTSTPELASLPTLSPQRLNLADTLDNISYRIIGLGFPLLTIGIIAGAVWANEAWGSYWSWDPKETWALITWLVFAAYLHARITRGWQGRRPAILAATGFVVVWICYLGVNLLGKGLHSYGWFF is encoded by the coding sequence ATGGATCTAGTTTCACTCCAAAACAGCTTAGATAATATTTCATTTGCAGTTCTCCTAGTCACCATGCTCCTGTATTGGGTTGGTGCAGCCTTCAAGAACATCCCCTATCTGCCCACCTTGGGCGGAACGGGTATGATTATCGCCAACCTCTGTATCGCCGCCTTACTCGGTGCCCGTTGGCTGAGTGCGGGGTATTTTCCCTTAAGCAATCTCTATGAATCCCTATTTTTCTTAGCCTGGGGCATCACCGCGATGCATCTGGTAGCGGAAAAAATGAGCGCGAGTCGTTGGGTGGGCGTGGTTACATCTCCAGTTGCCATGGGAATTACCGCCTTTGCCGCCCTGTCACTACCATCTGATATGCAACAGGCGGAACCGTTAGTTCCGGCGTTGAAATCCAACTGGTTGATGATGCACGTCAGCGTGATGATGCTCAGTTACGCCACATTAATGGTGGGATCACTATTAGCGATCGCCTTTTTAGTCGTGACTCGGGGTCAAAATGTTGAACTGCGAGGGAGTTCCGTGGGTACAGGTGGCTTCCGCCGTAAACCGGAATCAACGGGGACGGCTTCCTATCAGCTTAAACGGAATCAGGATAACCTTCAGCCCCAGGGTAGTGGTGATAATGGGCCAATGGCGATGAGTTGGCAAGACACGTCAGGTTCGACAAGTACAGCCGTTCTGGATGCTGTTACCTCTACACCTGAATTGGCTAGCCTTCCCACCCTTTCTCCCCAACGCCTAAACTTAGCGGATACGTTAGATAATATTAGCTATCGGATTATCGGGCTAGGATTTCCGTTGCTGACAATTGGCATTATTGCTGGTGCAGTTTGGGCAAATGAGGCATGGGGTTCCTATTGGAGTTGGGACCCCAAAGAAACCTGGGCATTAATTACCTGGCTAGTCTTTGCCGCTTACCTTCATGCTCGCATTACCCGAGGGTGGCAAGGACGCCGACCAGCAATTTTAGCGGCAACAGGATTTGTTGTAGTCTGGATTTGTTATCTTGGGGTGAATCTATTGGGTAAAGGATTGCATTCCTACGGCTGGTTCTTCTAG